In the Acidimicrobiales bacterium genome, TGCGCCCGGGGGGCGTGCTCTTCCTCGTCTGGAACCACCGCGACCTCTCCGACCCGTTGCAGTCGCTCATCGAGACGATCCAGGACGAGCACCACGCCGCGGGGATCCCCACCTCGCGGACCGGCGAGTGGCAGGCGCTGATGGCGAGTGCCGCGCGCTTCGTCCCGCTCGAGGCGCGGCACTTCGTCCACACCCAGCACACCGACCACGAGACGGCGCTCGCCCGCGTGCTCTCGACGACCTCGGTGGCGCGCATGGACGACCTGGCGCGCCGCCGGATCCTCACCCAGGTCGGGGCGATCGTGCCGCCGGGGACGACGCGGGAGGTCCCCTTCGTCGCCGACGCCTACGCCTTCCGCCGCGTCTGAGCCCGAGGGGCGCTGCGCCGGTCACAACGACCGACGGATCGCTCGGCCCGGTGCCGCACAGCGTCTACCCCGCCGAGCCGACGATGTCCGCCGAGCGCCGACCGCTCCCGGTGCGGGCCGCCTCCACCGCGAGACCGTCGACGACCTCGTTCATCGCGTCCCCGGCGTGGCCCTTCACCCAGCGGAAGGTGACCTCGCCGGCGCGCGTCCCGATGATCTCGGTGACGAGCGGCTCCCAGAGGTCGCGGTTGGCGACCGGCTCGTGCTTCGAGTTCCTCCAGCCGCGGCGGATCCACCCAGCCCACCAGCGGTCGCGGAAGCAGTTCACGACGTAGGTGGAGTCGCTCACGATCTCGAGCTCGCCAGGGTGCGCGGCGACGGCCTCGATCACCGCGGTGAGCTCCATCCGCTGGTTCGTCGTGTGCGCCGCGGCGCCGGAGGCGAAGGCCTCGGGCGAGCGCGCCCAGGCCCAGCCCCCCGGACCCGGGTTTCCGAGGCAGGCGCCGTCGGTGAAGACAGTCGTGGGGGCCATCGGGCCAGTCTGGCCGACGGGGCCGCGCCGATAGCATCTTGCGTCGGCTAACTACCAGGGGATCGACAACGAGCGCGAGACTGACAACGTGATCTTCGACGGATTCTCCCACCAGCTGCCCGACATTGACCCGGGCGAAACCGAGGAGTGGCTCGAGTCGCTCGACGCCGTCATCGACGTGCGGGGCAAGAACCGGGCGAGATTCCTGCTGATGAAGCTGCTCGAACGGGCGCGAGAGACCCAGGTGGGCTTCCCCGCCACCGTCTCGACGCCGTACGTGAACTCGATCCCGCCGGACCACGAGCCCTACTTCCCCGGCGATGAGTACATGGAGCGGCGCATCCGCGCCTACATCCGCTGGAACGCGGCGGTGATGGTGACGAGGGCGAACATCCGCGACCACGGGATCGGCGGCCACCTCTCCACCTACGCGAGCTCGGCCTCGCTCTATGAGGTCGGCTTCAACCACTTCTTCAGCGGCAAGGACGAGAGCGCCGGCGACCAGGTCTACTTCCAGGGCCACGCCTCGCCGGGCATCTACGCCCGCGCCTTCGTCGAGGGGCGCCTCGACGAGGAGCACCTCGACAACTTCCGCTTCGAGACCGGTGGCCACGGCCTCTCGAGCTACCCGCACCCCCGCCTGATGCCCGACTTCTGGGAGTTCCCCACGGTCTCGATGGGCCTCGGGCCGCTCGCCGCCGTCTACCAGGCGCGCTTCAACCGCTACCTGCTGCACCGCGAGATCGTCGACACGGCCGGCTCGCGGGTCTGGGCCTTCGTCGGCGACGGCGAGTTCGACGAGCCCGAGACGCGCGCCGGCCTCAGCCTCGCCGGGCGGGACAAGCTCGACAACCTCATCTACGTCGTGAACTGCAACCTGCAGCGCCTCGACGGCCCCGTCCGCGGCAACGGGAAGATCATCCAGGAGCTCGAGGCGGAGTTCCGGGGCAACGGCTGGAACGTGATCAAGGTGATCTGGGGCTCGCGCTGGGACGAGCTGCTCGCCCGCGACGTCGACGGCCTGCTCGTGAACAAGATGAACGTCACCCCCGACGGCGACTTCCAGAAGTACGCCACCGAGGGGGGCTCCTACATCCGCGAGCACTTCTTCGGCCCCGACCCGCGCCTCCGGGCCCTCGTCGAGCACCTCTCCGACGAGGAGCTCGAGACGCTGCCGCGCGGCGGGCATGACTACCGCAAGCTCTACGCCGCCTACAAGGTGGCGACCGAGCACACCGGCGCCCCGACGGCGATCCTCGCGAAGACGATCAAGGGCTGGACCCTCGGCCCCCAGATCGAGGCGCGCAACGCCACCCACCAGATCAAGGAGATGACCGGCGACCAGCTCCGGCTGCTGCGCGACCGCCTCTTCCTCCACGAGGAGATCCCCGAGACCGCCCTCGAGGCGCACGACCCGCCGTACTACCGCCCCGAGAAGGGCTCCGCCGCCTGGGAGTACATGATGGCGAGGCGCAGCGAGCGGGGCGGCGTCCTCCCGCAGCGCATCGTGCGCGGCGAGGGCCTCGCCGGCCTCCCCGCCCCCGAGCAGAAGACCTTCGAGGAGTTCCGCGCCGGCTCGCGCGGCCGCGAGGTCTCGACGACGATGGCCTTCGCGGCGCTGCTCAGGAACCTGCTGCGCGACCCGAACCTCGGTCGCTACGTGGTGCCGATCATCCCCGACGAGGGGCGGACCTTCGGCTTCGACTCGCTCTTCTCCGAGGTGAAGATCTACGCCCCCGGCGGCCAGCTGTACACCTCGGTCGACGCCGGGATGCTCCTCCAGTACGCGGAGAGCGAGAAGGGCCAGATCCTGGAGGAGGGCATCTCCGAGGCGGGCGGGATGGCGAGCTTCCTCGCCGCCGCGACCGCCTACTCGACCTGGTCAAGGCCGATGCTCCCCTTCTTCCTCTACTACTCGATGTTCGGCTTCCAGCGGGTCGGCGACATGATCTGGCAGGCCGCCGACGCGAGGGCGCGGGGCTTCCTCCTCGGCTGCACGGCCGGGCGGACGACGCTGAACGGCGAGGGGCTGCAGCACGAGGACGGCCAGTCGCTGCTGCTCGCCTCGGCGGTGCCGAACGTGAGGGCCTACGACCCCGCCTTCGCCTACGAGGTGGCGACGATCGTCGCCAAGGGCATCGACGAGATGTACGGCCCCGAGGCCCAGGACGCCATCTACTACCTCACCCTCTACAACGAGAACTACCCGATGCCGGCGATGGCCGAGGGCGAGGAGGAGCGGATCACGGGCGGCATCGTCCGCGGCCTCTACCGCTTCGCCGAGGCGGCGCCGGTCGCCTCGGGTGAGCTCTCCTCGCGCCGGGCGACGATCCTGTTCTCCGGGAGCGCCTGGCACGAGGCGATGCGCGCCCGCGACCTCCTCGCCGAGCAGTGGAACGTCTCCGCCGAGGCCTGGTCAGCGACGAGCTACAAGGCGCTGCGCGAGGAGGCCCTCGAGGTCGAGCGCTGGAACCGCCTCCACCCGCTCGAGAGCCCGCGCGTCGCCTTCGTAACGAGCGAGCTCGACCAGAGCGCCGGGCCGATCGTCGCGGTGAGCGACTTCATGAAGGTCGTCGCCGACGAGGTGGCGCGCTTTGTTCACGCCCCCTTCACCGCGCTCGGCACCGACGGCTTCGGCCGCTCGGACACCCGCGCTGCGCTGCGCCGCCACTTCGAGATCGACGCCGAGCACGTCGTGGTCGCGGTGCTCTCCGAGCTCTGCGCGGCGGGCGAGGTGAAGGCCGAGGAGGTGGCCGAGGCGATCGAGCGCTACGGCCTCGACACCGAGGCGATCGACCCGCGCCTCGCATAGCAACGATGGGGCCGTCGGCGCCCGCCCGAGGGAGGGCGCATGAGCTGGTACCTGACCGGCGACGCCGCGGCCGACGAGCTGCTCTCCGAGGGCGCACTCGCGCTGTTGATCGGCACGGTCCTCGACCAGCAGGTTCTGTAAGGGATGGTCACCGTCCCATGGTGAGGTCGCGTGAGGTTCGGCATGGGTCAGCGGTCGTTAACCAAGTGAGGTAAGACGGCGCACCCACGATGTGGGGCTTGCGGCAACCCGTTCGCGCCCATCCGCCTCATGCCGAGCGAGACGCAACACAGCCCGCCACCCAACGCCCCACCGGAAACGACTTCTACTACCCGGGCCGGCCGAGCGAGCCGTGAGCGTCGCTCCCCGCATTGTCATTGGTAGGTGATGCCCCCGAGAGCGCTCCGGCGACGCGCGTCATGTGACACGTCAGCGCATCCGTACCCGTCGATCTGGCGCGGGCAGCCAGCCTTGATGGTTGGTACTCGGTCCGACGATCTGTTCGCCAGAGCCCGGCCGCTAGGCGTCAAGCCGAGACCGTCCCCTTTTGCTCGAAGGTCATCGCGCGTTGCAACGCGGCGGATTTGAAGTCGTCGGGGATCTCCATGGGCCCGCCCAGCCCAGCCGCGTTGACGCCGGCCTGAGCCGCCTCCTCGACGACGCCCCCGACCATGATGGCGAGATCGGGTGTCCGGTGGAAGACCAGCACACCGTGGTTGGCGAGGAGGACAGCAGGGACGCCTGGCACGACTGCTGCGCGAATGTTGGCGATCGCGGCCTCAGAGCCGCGCGGACCGTAACCGGCCACGGGTACTCCGTCGGGAAGGCCGAACATCGCGAGCGCCTCGACCCAGCAGCCGATCGGACGGTGCGCCACGGCGTAGGCCGTTGCAAACGGTGAGTGCGTGTGGATCACGCAGCCCACTTCGGGTTGATCTGTGTAGAGGGCGGTATGCATGGCAACGACCGCACCCTGGATCGGAGGGAGCTCGCCCTCGCGAAGCTGGCCGTCGAGACCGACCCGGACGACGGCCTCCGCGGGATGGTCGCGGAGCGAAGATCCTGCCGTGAAGTACATCTCGTCTGTTCCAGCGACGCGGATACTCGCGTTGCCATGGCCGTTGGCGGAGATCGCGCCGCTCGCAACGACGCGCCTCGCGATCTCGACGACCTGCTGCACCATGTCGTGGTCCATCACCCCTCCAAGGCCAGCAGATCGTGGGGGCCCACTGGTCTTCCAGGGACGATATTCGGCGCGGGGGCTACGTGGAGGGAGCTGATTCCGTCAGTCGCAAACGCCACCTGCCCGACCCGCCGATCTGGCGCTTCCAGGCGACTCTCCGCCGCTGCGGCGCGACTTGACCGAGACCGGCATGGGCGACGAGCCGCCGAGGGTGAGCAGCCGGACTCCGCGACGGTTGGCTCTCCCGGTGTCGATAGCTGAGAACGGGGCACCGACCTGCCACGCTGACCAAAGCACCACCGAAGAACTGCGGCCCAAACGGAGGTCCACCGATGGAGACGAAGGTTGATGAGATTGCCGAGGGTATTTTTCGGCTATCGACTTGGGTGGCACAGATAGCGCCGCCAGCCGGCTTTACGTTCAACCAGTTCCTGGTCAATGCCGAAGAGCCGCTGCTGTTCCATACCGGTCCGAGGGCCATGTTCCCCCTGGTCTCTGAAGCTGTCGCCCGGGTCATACCGATCGAGCGCATGTGCTGGATCACGTTTGGCCATGTTGAATCTGACGAGTGCGGTTCCATGAACCAGTGGCTGGCCGCAGCACCGGATGCCGAGGTGGCCCATGGTGCATTGGGGTGCATGGTCCAGCTCAACGACCTCGCAGACCGGCCGCCGCGCCCGTTAGGCGATGGTGAGGTACTCGATCTCGGTGGCAAGAGGATCCGTCACCTGGACACTCCACACGTCCCTCATGCCTGGGAGGCCCGGGTGCTCTACGAGGAGACCACTGGCACCTTGCTCTGTGGTGACCTGTTCGCTCACGTCGGCAATGGACCAGCGCTTACCACGGAGGACATCGTGGAGCAGGCGATGGAGGGCGAAGCCATGTTTCGCTCCAGCAGCCTGGCCCCCGATACCGCCATTGTTCTTGACCGCCTTGCCGAGCTCGCGCCTCAAACCCTCGCCTTGATGCACGGCTCTTCCTTCAATGGCGACGGGGCATCGGCGCTCCGGGACCTCGCCAAGGCTTATGACGAGCGGTACCTCGCGAGAACCTGACGCCCCCACGAAGTCCTTCTTCGATTCCTCACACCCACAGTGCAAGCCGCCAGTGTTTGGTACCAGGACGAGCGTGTCCCTCCTCCGACACGAACCCCCACGTGGCAATCCCTGCGACAACCAGCCACATCGGTTCAACCACGGCCTGAGCGACAGGACGTCTCATCTGTGGCTCCGCGCGGGTTGTGCTCCGGCTGCTCGAAGGAGTACCGACTAGAAGGTTCAGCTCGCCATGTGATCAGCCGGCTGCGTGACGCCGCACCCCGACGATGATGCGTTCAAGGTCTGCCTGCGTATCCGCAAAGACACGATCAGGAGAGATGTCTCCGGGAAGTGCGTGGGCGAGAAGGTGCCGATAGCCAGCGAGTTCAGCCCACGGGTCGATGCTGCTGACGATGCCGCGCTCGACCCGCGCTACTCGGGGCAAAGGCTGTCGCAGTCCGGGGTAACCATCTTCTCCTTCGAGGTCGACGGTTCCTATGTCGCACTAGCGATGCATGCAAGGTTGCTGCGGACGGCACTACGAGGATCAGGCCTTGCGACTACAACGGCATGCGCGGTCCAACACCAAACCTCTGACCCAATCATGAGTCGCCCTGTCGGCGTACTCTGACGGTATGGCTTGGTATCTGACAGGCGACGAAACAGCTGACGCCCTGCTGGCCGACGACCCTCTAGCCCTTCTTATTGGAATGGTCCTCGACCAGCAGGTCCCGATGGAGCGGGCCTTCTCCGCGCCCCGAGACCTCCGCGAGCGCCTCGGCGGGCGCCTCGACGTGACCGAGATCGCGGGCCTCGACCACGACCGCCTCGTCGCCGCCTTCTCCGAGCGACCCGCGCTGCACCGCTTCCCCGCCGCGATGGCCGAGCGGGTGCAGGCCGTCGCCAACATCGTCGTCGACGAGTACGGCGGCGACGCGGGAGCGATCTGGAACACCGCGGCGGACGGCAAGGAGCTGATGAAGCGGCTGCGGGCGCTCCCCGGCTTCGGCGAGCAGAAGGCGAAGATCTTCCTCGCCCTCCTCGGGAAGCGCCTCGGCGTGCGCCCCGCGGGCTGGGAAGAGGCGGCCGGCCCCTTCGGCAAGGCGGGCTCGTTCGTCTCGGTCGCCGACATCGACTCGCCCGAGGCGATGGAGCGGGTGCGCGATCACAAGCGCGAGATGAAGGCGGCGGCGAAGTCGGCCGCCAACCTCCCCGCCAAGGCTGGCGCCGGCCGCGCCAAGAAGTGAGCGGCTCGCCCCTCGAGGGACGACACCTCTATCTCTGCACCCCCGACCGCCCCGACCTCGAGGCATTCGTCGGCGAGTGCATCGAGGGCGGCGTCGACATCGTGCAGCTGCGCGAGAAGCACCTCGAGGCTCGCCCCCTCATCGCCCGCGCCCGCCTGCTGCACCGCGTCTGCGCCGAGCGGGGGGTCCCGTTCATCATGAACGACCGCCCCGACCTCGCCGTCGCCGCCGAGGCGGACGGCGTGCACGTGGGCCAGGACGACCTCCCTCCCGCGCTCGCCCGCCAGTTCGTGGGCCTTCATCGCGTCGTCGGCCTCTCGACGCACCACCCCGACGAGCTCGCTGCAGCGCGCGGCGAACCGGTCGACTACGTCTCGGCGGGCCCGGTCGTGGAGACACCGACCAAGCCCGGACGGCCCGCGACCGGAGCCGCCTACGTCGCGCACGCCGCCGAGGTCGCTGCCGCCTGGCCGGGTGGTGCGATGCCCTTCTTCGTCACCGGAGGTGTCACCCCCGAGACGGTCCCCGCCCTCGCTGAGGCCGGGGCGAGCCGCTTCGTCGTCGTCCGCTACCTCACCGAGTCCGACGACCCCCGCGCCGCCGCGGGGCGCCTCCGTCGGGCGATCGAGGCGAACGTCGAGACGTAGCTCCGCGGCAGCGGGCGAACCGGCCGTAGACGCGACGAAAGGGCGCCGAAGCGCCCTCCCGCCGCGACCCTAAGGCCGGATAACTGTGCTGAAAAAGACTCGCTGCTCCGGGACTGCTTCAGGGGGGACCAACTCCCGACCGGTCACAACGAGGGTGTCTGGTTAGGACTCACCAGGTGGTCCAGCTTGCCGCCTAGCGGCCAGCCACCTCCAGGGTCCCAAATCGTTGATCACTCAAGTTTGGACCACCTCCTCTCTCTGGTGGTCCAACTCTATCTACCGTCCGGAGCCTGTCCGCGCATGGCGGACGACCTCGGATTTCGCCTTCGCAGCGCGCAGGCGCAGGTGCGCGGAGACGGTCCTTCCGCCCTTCACGGTCATCGTCTCGGTCACGACGACGCCTCTCCGAAGCGCTGCCAGCTGCCCGAGGCCGACGCTCGTCAGCCGCAGCCGGATCTCCACCGGCGCGCTGCCGCTGACCCGGTAGGGGCTGGCGGCGAGCACGCCGGTCTTGAGGACGCGGTGTCCTCCTGTTCTCACGACGATCGTCTCGGAAAGCTCCGCCTCTCCCTGGCAGGTGGCAGAGCACTTGACGTGGACGAGGACACCGCTGGCCGCCACCGTCGCTGACGGGGCCGCGAGCCTCATCGCTGGCGTCTCCAGAGCCTTGCGCGAGCTGATCGGTGGTGCTGCGGCCGCCATTGGGGGAGCCGAAAGCGCGGCGGCAGGCGCCACCGTCGTGACCGGGGCTGACCCTGTGGAGCCGGAATCGTTGGCGGCGGGAACCGTCGTTGGCGTTGAGGTCGGGGCGGTCGTCGGAGTTGAGATCGGGGCAACAGGCGTCGGGGTCGTCGCAAACACCTCCGCCGAGGACGTGCCCGTGCCCATCGCGTTCTCCGCAGCGACGGTGAAGCCGTAGGTCGTGCCGTCGGCGAGGCCCGTGACGTCGAAGGACCCCTCGCTGGAAGCGGTGGCCACCGTTGTTATCGGCGAGCTCGCGCCGTTCGCGTATACGCCCACTTCGTAGCCCGAGATGCCTGCGCCTCCGTCGGCGAGAGGAGCGACCCACGAGAGTACAACTCCGCCTGCATGAGCCGTCGCCGCGAGTGAACTGGGGAGGCTTGGAGCCAGTCGGAGCGCGAGCACCTGGCTGGACCCAGCGTCCGACAGGTACACCTCCCCGTCGGCAGCGGCCGAGACGCCAACCGGCTCGCTCAGCAGCGTCGAGGTAGCCACGGTGCTGGACGCCGAAGCAACGGTTGTGCCACCGCCAGCGACCACGTAGGCACTCCCACGTACCCACGCTCCACTCACCCCATACCCGGGGTCGGCTCCCGACTCCGCCAGGACTCGAATCCGCCGACCGTTGGAGTCGGCGATCAAGACATCGCCTACGGGATCGATCGAAACCTCCCCAGGGGCATTGAGCACAGCGGCAACGTTCAACGGGCAACTGCTGCCATCCGCATGAGAACCAGAGCCAGCGATTACGTAGTCATTCCCAGGCCGCCACGCGGCTCCCGAACCCAAGAGGTACCCGGGGTTGTCAGCGCTGATTGC is a window encoding:
- the thiE gene encoding thiamine phosphate synthase is translated as MSGSPLEGRHLYLCTPDRPDLEAFVGECIEGGVDIVQLREKHLEARPLIARARLLHRVCAERGVPFIMNDRPDLAVAAEADGVHVGQDDLPPALARQFVGLHRVVGLSTHHPDELAAARGEPVDYVSAGPVVETPTKPGRPATGAAYVAHAAEVAAAWPGGAMPFFVTGGVTPETVPALAEAGASRFVVVRYLTESDDPRAAAGRLRRAIEANVET
- a CDS encoding ribonuclease H; amino-acid sequence: MAPTTVFTDGACLGNPGPGGWAWARSPEAFASGAAAHTTNQRMELTAVIEAVAAHPGELEIVSDSTYVVNCFRDRWWAGWIRRGWRNSKHEPVANRDLWEPLVTEIIGTRAGEVTFRWVKGHAGDAMNEVVDGLAVEAARTGSGRRSADIVGSAG
- a CDS encoding MBL fold metallo-hydrolase encodes the protein METKVDEIAEGIFRLSTWVAQIAPPAGFTFNQFLVNAEEPLLFHTGPRAMFPLVSEAVARVIPIERMCWITFGHVESDECGSMNQWLAAAPDAEVAHGALGCMVQLNDLADRPPRPLGDGEVLDLGGKRIRHLDTPHVPHAWEARVLYEETTGTLLCGDLFAHVGNGPALTTEDIVEQAMEGEAMFRSSSLAPDTAIVLDRLAELAPQTLALMHGSSFNGDGASALRDLAKAYDERYLART
- a CDS encoding class II aldolase/adducin family protein; protein product: MDHDMVQQVVEIARRVVASGAISANGHGNASIRVAGTDEMYFTAGSSLRDHPAEAVVRVGLDGQLREGELPPIQGAVVAMHTALYTDQPEVGCVIHTHSPFATAYAVAHRPIGCWVEALAMFGLPDGVPVAGYGPRGSEAAIANIRAAVVPGVPAVLLANHGVLVFHRTPDLAIMVGGVVEEAAQAGVNAAGLGGPMEIPDDFKSAALQRAMTFEQKGTVSA
- a CDS encoding HhH-GPD-type base excision DNA repair protein; the encoded protein is MAWYLTGDETADALLADDPLALLIGMVLDQQVPMERAFSAPRDLRERLGGRLDVTEIAGLDHDRLVAAFSERPALHRFPAAMAERVQAVANIVVDEYGGDAGAIWNTAADGKELMKRLRALPGFGEQKAKIFLALLGKRLGVRPAGWEEAAGPFGKAGSFVSVADIDSPEAMERVRDHKREMKAAAKSAANLPAKAGAGRAKK
- the aceE gene encoding pyruvate dehydrogenase (acetyl-transferring), homodimeric type; the protein is MIFDGFSHQLPDIDPGETEEWLESLDAVIDVRGKNRARFLLMKLLERARETQVGFPATVSTPYVNSIPPDHEPYFPGDEYMERRIRAYIRWNAAVMVTRANIRDHGIGGHLSTYASSASLYEVGFNHFFSGKDESAGDQVYFQGHASPGIYARAFVEGRLDEEHLDNFRFETGGHGLSSYPHPRLMPDFWEFPTVSMGLGPLAAVYQARFNRYLLHREIVDTAGSRVWAFVGDGEFDEPETRAGLSLAGRDKLDNLIYVVNCNLQRLDGPVRGNGKIIQELEAEFRGNGWNVIKVIWGSRWDELLARDVDGLLVNKMNVTPDGDFQKYATEGGSYIREHFFGPDPRLRALVEHLSDEELETLPRGGHDYRKLYAAYKVATEHTGAPTAILAKTIKGWTLGPQIEARNATHQIKEMTGDQLRLLRDRLFLHEEIPETALEAHDPPYYRPEKGSAAWEYMMARRSERGGVLPQRIVRGEGLAGLPAPEQKTFEEFRAGSRGREVSTTMAFAALLRNLLRDPNLGRYVVPIIPDEGRTFGFDSLFSEVKIYAPGGQLYTSVDAGMLLQYAESEKGQILEEGISEAGGMASFLAAATAYSTWSRPMLPFFLYYSMFGFQRVGDMIWQAADARARGFLLGCTAGRTTLNGEGLQHEDGQSLLLASAVPNVRAYDPAFAYEVATIVAKGIDEMYGPEAQDAIYYLTLYNENYPMPAMAEGEEERITGGIVRGLYRFAEAAPVASGELSSRRATILFSGSAWHEAMRARDLLAEQWNVSAEAWSATSYKALREEALEVERWNRLHPLESPRVAFVTSELDQSAGPIVAVSDFMKVVADEVARFVHAPFTALGTDGFGRSDTRAALRRHFEIDAEHVVVAVLSELCAAGEVKAEEVAEAIERYGLDTEAIDPRLA
- a CDS encoding fibronectin type III domain-containing protein, whose translation is MVTVLVIVGIIAAGIEVPGGRAAATSTADLAVVAGLNPSGSGAEATIAGTSALGTNLNQVAGVAVDSVGNVLMADRADGMVDLLAESAQNPGYAVGGQWRIGNLYLLAGDVVGQAPSSSGTPGPLTALDLPAGVNVDPEGNVLIADTGDGDVEVLAENGAQHPYDLHGASWVVGELYVLASGLNQPEAVQPLGRARVFAGDLLVADTSNNEVDLLASSSTNPGFPALGASLSPGTLYPILGGGANAPDACGAVAGTVSLERPDGLAVDDEGNLLFADSGSNNVQVLAISADNPGYLLGSGAAWRPGNDYVIAGSGSHADGSSCPLNVAAVLNAPGEVSIDPVGDVLIADSNGRRIRVLAESGADPGYGVSGAWVRGSAYVVAGGGTTVASASSTVATSTLLSEPVGVSAAADGEVYLSDAGSSQVLALRLAPSLPSSLAATAHAGGVVLSWVAPLADGGAGISGYEVGVYANGASSPITTVATASSEGSFDVTGLADGTTYGFTVAAENAMGTGTSSAEVFATTPTPVAPISTPTTAPTSTPTTVPAANDSGSTGSAPVTTVAPAAALSAPPMAAAAPPISSRKALETPAMRLAAPSATVAASGVLVHVKCSATCQGEAELSETIVVRTGGHRVLKTGVLAASPYRVSGSAPVEIRLRLTSVGLGQLAALRRGVVVTETMTVKGGRTVSAHLRLRAAKAKSEVVRHARTGSGR